The following proteins are encoded in a genomic region of Streptomyces collinus Tu 365:
- a CDS encoding SDR family oxidoreductase, which translates to MSSQSPKVVLITGTSSGIGLAAAVAAARAGWTTVATLRDPSRSDTLRKAAADAGVELDIRRLDVTDETSITEAVDGLLADYGRLDAVVNNAGAGHLGTLENEPVAEVRKVMEVNFFGVLNVSKAAMPHLRASGGRLITVTSVGGVVGQPFNEAYCAAKFAVEGYMESLAPVAAAHGVSVTVIEPGAVATEFVANAGVDLEGAVAAAGVYGPQLDAYLNRTVGQFLDGAQTAEGAAESVLEALTAQRPAFRLQTSEWARGFVGTKLSDVDGSAVVGLTSGWVA; encoded by the coding sequence ATGTCCTCCCAGTCCCCCAAGGTCGTCCTCATCACCGGCACCTCCTCCGGCATCGGCCTGGCCGCGGCCGTCGCCGCCGCCCGCGCCGGCTGGACGACCGTCGCCACGCTGCGCGACCCCAGCCGCTCCGACACACTGCGCAAGGCCGCCGCGGACGCGGGCGTGGAGCTCGACATCCGCCGGCTCGACGTCACCGACGAGACCTCGATCACGGAGGCGGTCGACGGTCTGCTGGCCGACTACGGCCGACTGGACGCCGTCGTCAACAACGCGGGCGCCGGACACCTCGGCACCCTGGAGAACGAGCCGGTGGCCGAGGTCCGCAAGGTCATGGAGGTCAACTTCTTCGGCGTGCTGAACGTCTCGAAGGCCGCGATGCCCCACCTGCGTGCCTCCGGCGGCCGCCTCATCACCGTGACCAGCGTCGGCGGCGTGGTCGGGCAGCCGTTCAACGAGGCTTACTGCGCCGCCAAGTTCGCCGTCGAGGGGTACATGGAGTCCCTCGCCCCGGTGGCGGCGGCGCACGGCGTCTCCGTCACCGTGATCGAACCCGGCGCCGTGGCCACCGAGTTCGTGGCCAACGCGGGTGTCGACCTGGAGGGTGCCGTGGCGGCGGCCGGGGTCTACGGGCCACAGCTCGACGCCTACCTGAACCGTACGGTGGGGCAGTTCCTCGACGGCGCGCAGACCGCCGAGGGAGCCGCCGAGTCGGTCCTCGAGGCACTGACCGCACAGCGGCCCGCCTTCCGCCTCCAGACCTCCGAATGGGCCCGCGGCTTCGTCGGCACCAAGCTCTCCGACGTGGACGGCTCGGCGGTCGTCGGCCTCACCAGCGGCTGGGTCGCCTGA
- a CDS encoding dihydrofolate reductase family protein gives MKQLLKVQNFNVSSDGYGAGENQSLERPFGHADPREMFAWAGATASWPNRTEPGGSRGLDDYLTRDFSHNIGAEIMGRNKFGPQRGPWRDHEWLGWWGDEPPFHTPVFVMTHHQRPSFTLSDTTFHFVDDDPATVLAMAREAAQGKDVRLGGGATTIREFLDADLVDTLHVAVSPMKLGSGTRLWESPEELLDRFHRDVVPSPSGAVTHHLFWHK, from the coding sequence GTGAAGCAGCTACTGAAAGTCCAGAACTTCAACGTCTCCAGCGACGGATACGGCGCGGGCGAGAACCAGAGCCTGGAGCGGCCCTTCGGGCACGCCGACCCCAGGGAGATGTTCGCCTGGGCGGGCGCCACGGCGAGCTGGCCCAATCGCACCGAACCCGGCGGCAGCCGCGGTCTCGACGATTACCTGACGCGGGACTTCTCCCACAACATCGGCGCCGAGATCATGGGGCGCAACAAGTTCGGCCCGCAGCGCGGCCCTTGGCGGGACCACGAGTGGCTCGGCTGGTGGGGCGACGAGCCCCCGTTCCACACGCCGGTGTTCGTCATGACCCATCACCAGCGCCCCTCGTTCACCCTCTCCGACACCACGTTCCACTTCGTCGACGACGACCCGGCCACGGTCCTCGCCATGGCGCGGGAGGCGGCGCAGGGCAAGGACGTGCGGCTGGGCGGCGGGGCCACCACCATCCGGGAGTTCCTCGACGCCGACCTCGTCGACACCCTGCACGTGGCGGTCTCGCCGATGAAACTCGGCTCCGGCACGCGGCTGTGGGAGTCGCCCGAGGAACTGCTCGACCGCTTCCACCGCGATGTCGTACCCAGCCCGAGCGGCGCGGTCACACACCATCTGTTCTGGCACAAGTGA
- a CDS encoding family 78 glycoside hydrolase catalytic domain, protein MASSTTPPTPPTPPTPPASAAAPASPGAQPPVTRRHFLGTASALAAGAALAAGSVTALAGRAQAAARAPHAEPVGLSTAHWIWYPEGDPRTQAPAGHRYFRTRFTVADGAVSDAQLVVTGDDTIDVWLNGTPLAGSPRVADSWRNALYVDLRWALTPGTNTLALACRNQGGPAGVIGRVRVVAAGGTTDVVTGGGWTAGRDVPEGWEQPGFGDSAWPAARDLGAYGTAPWYTQVAAPDLTAPSPLSVAAGTVEHRTSPLGIDSARPRFGWRLNSTARQQRQAAYQLQVSSTADGTGDLWDSGQVASGRQIDVAYAGRWLTSLTRCHWRVRVWDTQGRVSPWSEPQWFETGLLAAADEWRAAFIGLPAGPDLSGAGWIWYPEGDPAAGVPAGTRCFRRSFSLTGAPTGASLVVTGDDTADVWVNGTLVNSSPRVTDSWKSAALVDVTAHLTAGANTIAVACRNTSQSPAGLLAELTVAGGPTVVTDTAWKASQDAPSGWQAPGFDDGQWPAARAVAAYGGGPWGSNVRIVRPAPLLRRRFTVAKRVVSARLLTTALGLHETRLNGTKVGDDVLAPGWTDYAQRVQYRVLDVTGQIRQGTNALAAWLGNGWYSGGLGFAGSQHYGTRPWYAAQLHLTFTDGTTQVVATDGDWKAGTGAVRADDLYDGETYDARLHVDGWDEAEFDDGGWAAAAVRDGTAPHLVAQVDNGVTVRHEFRPVAITQPQPDVWIFDMGQNFTGRNRIALGGAAGTTVTVRHGEVLNPDGTLYTTNLRAARATDRFTLAGTGRTETYEPRFTVHGYRYVELTGLPAGFRPDADTVTGRAMWTDAAQPGTFDTSDALVNQLQHNIVWGERGNMLSIPTDCPQRDERLGWTGDIAAFCATSTFNLDTHAFLAKFADDLTDAQQADGAFTDVAPAVISGAGTAGWGDAGVIVPYTVWQRFGDLGVVDRHFTAMARWVDYLRGTAGSDLIRDRQTFGDWLNVNDDTAQNLVCTAYFAWSARLVARMAAATGRTAEATSYGRLADQVAAAFTARFVADDGTVRGNTQTGYVLALAFELLPASLVQPAADKLAAKVAATNGHLSVGFLGVENLLPVLADHGHVDTAYRILLQRGFPGWGYMIEHGATTIWERWDGIRTDGSFNDPGMNSFNHYGLGSVGDFLYRRVGGLAPAGPGYASLRVAPRPGGGLTSARSTYDTAYGTATSSWSISGGQLRLDVTVPVNTFATVTVPTSRPGSVTAPAQAVPAGTASYHLPAGSYTFTADN, encoded by the coding sequence TTGGCCAGCTCGACCACTCCCCCCACTCCCCCCACTCCCCCCACGCCTCCCGCATCCGCTGCCGCTCCCGCCTCTCCCGGCGCCCAACCCCCCGTCACCCGCCGCCACTTCCTCGGCACGGCGTCGGCGCTGGCGGCGGGCGCCGCCCTCGCCGCGGGCAGCGTGACTGCGCTCGCCGGACGGGCCCAGGCGGCTGCCCGCGCGCCGCACGCGGAGCCCGTCGGCCTGTCGACGGCACACTGGATCTGGTATCCGGAAGGCGATCCGCGCACCCAAGCCCCCGCCGGGCACCGCTACTTCCGGACCCGGTTCACCGTCGCCGACGGCGCGGTGTCCGACGCCCAGCTCGTCGTCACCGGTGACGACACCATCGACGTGTGGCTCAACGGCACGCCCCTCGCCGGTTCCCCCAGAGTCGCCGACTCCTGGCGGAACGCCCTGTACGTGGACCTGCGGTGGGCTCTGACCCCGGGGACGAACACCCTCGCGCTGGCCTGCCGCAACCAGGGCGGCCCGGCCGGTGTCATCGGGCGCGTGCGCGTCGTGGCCGCCGGCGGCACCACGGACGTCGTCACCGGCGGCGGCTGGACGGCGGGCAGGGACGTGCCCGAGGGCTGGGAGCAGCCCGGCTTCGGCGACAGTGCCTGGCCCGCCGCCCGGGACCTCGGCGCCTACGGGACCGCCCCCTGGTACACCCAGGTCGCCGCGCCCGACCTGACGGCGCCGTCGCCGCTGAGTGTGGCCGCCGGCACCGTCGAGCACCGCACCAGCCCGCTCGGGATCGACTCGGCGCGGCCCCGGTTCGGCTGGCGGCTCAACTCCACGGCGCGACAGCAGCGCCAGGCCGCCTACCAGTTGCAGGTGTCGTCCACGGCCGACGGCACCGGCGACCTGTGGGACAGCGGCCAGGTGGCGTCCGGCCGGCAGATCGACGTCGCCTACGCGGGCAGGTGGCTGACGAGCCTGACCCGCTGTCACTGGCGGGTGCGGGTCTGGGACACCCAGGGCCGGGTGAGCCCGTGGAGCGAGCCGCAGTGGTTCGAGACCGGGCTGCTCGCGGCGGCCGACGAGTGGCGCGCCGCGTTCATCGGCCTGCCCGCGGGGCCCGATCTGTCGGGCGCCGGGTGGATCTGGTACCCCGAGGGCGATCCGGCGGCCGGCGTGCCCGCCGGTACCCGCTGCTTCCGCCGTTCCTTCTCCCTGACCGGCGCGCCCACGGGCGCGAGCCTGGTCGTCACCGGGGACGACACCGCGGACGTCTGGGTCAACGGCACGCTGGTGAACTCGTCGCCGCGGGTGACCGACTCGTGGAAGAGCGCCGCGCTGGTCGACGTCACCGCGCACCTCACGGCCGGGGCCAACACGATCGCCGTGGCCTGCCGGAACACCAGCCAGTCCCCGGCCGGGCTGCTGGCCGAGCTGACGGTGGCGGGCGGTCCGACCGTCGTCACCGACACGGCGTGGAAGGCGTCCCAGGACGCGCCGTCCGGCTGGCAGGCGCCCGGGTTCGACGACGGCCAGTGGCCCGCGGCGCGGGCGGTCGCCGCGTACGGCGGCGGGCCGTGGGGGTCGAACGTGCGGATCGTGCGCCCGGCGCCGCTCCTGCGCAGACGGTTCACCGTGGCGAAGCGGGTCGTCTCGGCGCGCTTGCTGACCACCGCTCTCGGACTCCACGAGACGCGGCTCAACGGTACGAAGGTGGGCGACGACGTCCTGGCACCCGGCTGGACCGACTACGCCCAGCGCGTGCAGTACCGGGTCCTCGACGTCACCGGGCAGATCCGGCAGGGCACGAACGCGCTCGCCGCCTGGCTGGGCAACGGCTGGTACTCCGGCGGTCTCGGCTTCGCCGGCAGTCAGCACTACGGCACCCGGCCCTGGTACGCGGCACAACTGCACCTCACCTTCACCGACGGCACCACGCAGGTGGTCGCCACGGACGGCGACTGGAAGGCCGGCACGGGCGCCGTCCGGGCGGACGACCTGTACGACGGCGAGACGTACGACGCCCGACTGCACGTCGACGGCTGGGACGAGGCCGAGTTCGACGACGGCGGCTGGGCGGCGGCCGCCGTCCGCGACGGAACCGCGCCGCACCTGGTCGCCCAGGTGGACAACGGCGTCACCGTCCGGCACGAGTTCCGTCCCGTGGCGATCACCCAGCCGCAGCCCGACGTGTGGATCTTCGACATGGGGCAGAACTTCACCGGCCGCAACCGCATCGCGCTCGGCGGCGCCGCGGGCACCACGGTGACGGTCCGCCACGGCGAGGTCCTGAACCCGGACGGCACGCTGTACACCACCAACCTGCGCGCGGCGCGGGCCACCGACCGATTCACCCTCGCGGGCACCGGGCGCACCGAGACGTACGAGCCTCGCTTCACCGTCCACGGCTACCGCTACGTCGAACTCACCGGTCTCCCGGCGGGGTTCCGGCCCGACGCCGACACCGTGACCGGGCGCGCGATGTGGACGGACGCCGCGCAACCGGGCACGTTCGACACCTCGGACGCGCTCGTCAACCAGCTCCAGCACAACATCGTGTGGGGCGAGCGCGGCAACATGCTGTCGATCCCGACCGACTGCCCCCAGCGCGACGAACGGCTCGGCTGGACGGGCGACATCGCCGCCTTCTGCGCGACGTCCACCTTCAATCTGGACACCCACGCCTTCCTCGCCAAGTTCGCCGACGACCTGACGGACGCCCAGCAGGCCGACGGCGCCTTCACCGATGTCGCACCCGCCGTGATCAGCGGCGCCGGAACGGCCGGCTGGGGGGACGCGGGAGTGATCGTCCCGTACACGGTGTGGCAGCGGTTCGGCGATCTCGGCGTCGTCGACCGGCACTTCACGGCCATGGCGCGCTGGGTCGACTACCTGCGCGGCACCGCGGGCAGCGACCTGATCCGCGACCGGCAGACCTTCGGCGACTGGCTCAACGTCAACGACGACACCGCCCAGAACCTCGTCTGCACCGCGTACTTCGCGTGGTCGGCGCGGCTCGTCGCGCGCATGGCGGCGGCCACCGGCCGTACGGCCGAGGCCACTTCGTACGGGCGGCTGGCCGACCAGGTGGCGGCGGCCTTCACCGCGCGGTTCGTGGCGGACGACGGCACCGTCCGCGGCAACACCCAGACCGGCTATGTGCTGGCCCTGGCCTTCGAGTTGCTGCCGGCGTCCCTGGTCCAGCCGGCCGCGGACAAGCTGGCCGCGAAGGTCGCCGCCACGAACGGGCACCTCAGCGTCGGCTTCCTCGGCGTCGAGAACCTGCTGCCCGTCCTGGCGGACCACGGGCACGTGGACACGGCGTACCGGATCCTGCTCCAGCGCGGCTTCCCGGGCTGGGGCTACATGATCGAGCACGGGGCGACCACGATCTGGGAGCGCTGGGACGGCATCCGTACCGACGGCTCGTTCAACGACCCGGGCATGAACTCGTTCAACCACTACGGTCTGGGGTCGGTGGGCGACTTCCTCTACCGCCGCGTCGGCGGGCTCGCTCCGGCCGGCCCCGGCTACGCCTCCCTCCGCGTCGCACCTCGCCCCGGGGGCGGCCTGACCTCCGCGCGCAGCACCTACGACACCGCCTACGGCACCGCGACCAGCAGTTGGTCGATCTCCGGCGGACAACTGCGGCTGGACGTGACGGTGCCGGTCAACACCTTCGCGACCGTCACCGTGCCCACCTCACGGCCGGGGTCCGTCACCGCCCCCGCCCAGGCCGTCCCGGCCGGCACCGCGAGCTACCACCTGCCCGCCGGGAGCTACACGTTCACGGCGGACAACTGA
- a CDS encoding PaaI family thioesterase, which yields MTSTPSVAASDTGAPREAEPGVRSRTHTWEPPTSYADGAGRSGLEVLRMCVEGRFPQAPICGTLGFRLVAAEHGRAVFVGEPAEHLLNPMGTVHGGFLATLLDSALGSAVMSTLPAGRAYTTIQLGVNMVRPVFPDTPVLRCEGSVIHAGRTTATAEARVTGSADGKLYAHATTTCAVFPLP from the coding sequence ATGACATCAACGCCCTCCGTCGCGGCCTCCGACACCGGAGCCCCGCGCGAGGCGGAACCCGGCGTCCGCTCCCGGACGCACACGTGGGAGCCGCCCACCAGCTACGCCGACGGCGCCGGCCGCTCGGGTCTCGAGGTGCTCCGGATGTGCGTCGAGGGCCGGTTCCCGCAGGCACCGATCTGCGGGACGCTCGGCTTCCGTCTCGTGGCGGCGGAGCACGGCCGGGCCGTCTTCGTGGGCGAACCCGCCGAGCACCTGCTCAACCCCATGGGCACGGTGCACGGCGGGTTCCTCGCCACGCTCCTCGACTCGGCCCTCGGCAGCGCCGTGATGTCGACACTCCCCGCGGGGCGCGCCTACACCACGATCCAGCTCGGCGTGAACATGGTGCGCCCCGTCTTCCCCGACACCCCGGTCCTGCGCTGCGAGGGCAGCGTGATCCACGCGGGCCGGACCACGGCGACGGCCGAGGCCAGGGTCACCGGCTCCGCGGACGGGAAGTTGTACGCCCACGCGACCACCACGTGCGCCGTCTTCCCGCTGCCGTAG
- a CDS encoding putative quinol monooxygenase: MNNIGLLARIEAKPEYADDIARMLTEALRLAEEEKGTVTWFAFREDATTFGVFDTFENDEDRTEHLRGRIAAALTDAADTMLASAPDIRPVDLLAVKLP, encoded by the coding sequence ATGAACAACATCGGTCTGCTGGCCCGCATCGAAGCCAAGCCCGAGTACGCCGACGACATCGCCCGGATGCTGACCGAGGCCCTGCGTCTCGCCGAGGAGGAGAAGGGGACTGTGACCTGGTTCGCCTTCCGCGAGGACGCGACCACCTTCGGTGTCTTCGACACCTTCGAGAACGACGAGGACCGCACGGAACACCTGCGCGGGCGGATCGCCGCCGCGCTCACGGACGCCGCGGACACCATGCTCGCCTCGGCCCCCGACATCCGGCCGGTCGACCTGCTCGCGGTCAAGCTGCCCTGA
- a CDS encoding GlxA family transcriptional regulator has translation MDVSVLVYDGVFDSGLCAALDVLEAANAMRGELPQPPPAWNVRTIAFTPRVRTGAGHVVTAEPAGTTDGTELLLVPALAERRPEQLLERVGGAGLAEVRDLVAEHRGRDAPVASACTGTFLLAESGVLDGRRATTTWWLAPVFRRRYPKVVLDESSMVTATQGVTTAGAAFGHVDLALAVVRMTSPALADLVARYLVVDERPSQSAYTIPSALAQSDPLIAAFEHWARRHLDTPNSLAEAARALGVSERTLQRTVRRVLNTTPVRFVQDLRVEQATHLLRTTDLSLETIARKVGYEHAATLRALLRARTGATTAGLRTR, from the coding sequence ATGGATGTCTCCGTGCTCGTGTACGACGGCGTGTTCGACTCGGGGCTCTGCGCGGCCCTGGACGTGCTGGAGGCGGCCAACGCCATGCGCGGCGAACTGCCTCAGCCACCGCCCGCCTGGAACGTCCGGACGATCGCCTTCACCCCGCGGGTGCGCACCGGCGCCGGGCACGTCGTCACGGCGGAGCCCGCGGGGACCACGGACGGCACGGAACTGCTCCTCGTGCCCGCACTGGCCGAGCGCAGGCCGGAGCAGCTGCTGGAGCGGGTCGGCGGTGCCGGTCTTGCCGAGGTGCGCGATCTGGTCGCCGAGCACCGGGGCCGGGACGCGCCCGTGGCCTCGGCCTGCACGGGCACCTTCCTGCTCGCCGAGTCGGGCGTGCTCGACGGCCGCCGCGCGACGACGACCTGGTGGCTGGCGCCCGTCTTCCGCCGCCGTTACCCGAAGGTCGTGCTCGACGAGAGCAGCATGGTGACCGCCACGCAGGGGGTGACCACGGCGGGTGCCGCCTTCGGCCACGTCGACCTGGCGCTCGCCGTCGTGCGGATGACGAGTCCCGCCCTCGCCGACCTGGTCGCCCGCTACCTGGTCGTGGACGAGCGTCCCTCGCAGTCGGCGTACACCATTCCGAGCGCTCTCGCACAGAGCGACCCGCTGATCGCCGCGTTCGAACACTGGGCGCGCCGGCACCTGGACACGCCGAACAGCCTGGCCGAGGCCGCGCGTGCCCTCGGCGTCAGCGAGCGCACGCTCCAGCGCACGGTCCGCCGAGTGCTGAACACCACGCCCGTACGGTTCGTGCAGGACCTGCGGGTCGAGCAGGCCACGCATCTGCTGCGGACCACGGACCTGTCCCTGGAGACCATCGCGCGCAAGGTGGGGTACGAGCACGCCGCCACCCTGCGCGCGCTGCTGCGCGCCCGTACCGGCGCCACCACGGCGGGCCTGCGCACCCGGTGA
- a CDS encoding response regulator, with protein MKVLLVDDADGVRRAVGDVLRRNGFEVTEAADGGAALDLVAAQGTYDVIITDIGVPEVDGISLIRKTRKDERYASTPIIVLTDKPEPSQVDESEAAGATGLLAKPFGDAQLLAELGRVLR; from the coding sequence ATGAAGGTCCTGCTGGTCGACGATGCCGACGGAGTGCGCCGTGCCGTCGGGGACGTCCTGCGACGCAACGGCTTCGAGGTGACCGAGGCGGCCGACGGCGGGGCCGCGCTGGACCTCGTCGCCGCGCAGGGGACCTACGACGTGATCATCACCGATATCGGGGTTCCGGAGGTGGACGGCATCTCGCTGATCCGCAAGACGCGCAAGGACGAGCGTTACGCCTCCACGCCGATCATCGTGCTGACCGACAAGCCGGAGCCGTCCCAGGTGGACGAGAGCGAGGCGGCCGGCGCCACCGGACTGCTGGCCAAGCCGTTCGGCGACGCCCAGCTGCTCGCCGAACTGGGCCGGGTGCTGCGCTAG
- a CDS encoding maleylpyruvate isomerase family mycothiol-dependent enzyme has translation MASDRSAAHPLPYTTYRQAIERETARLVEVVRGVDPATPVPSCPGWTVADLTRHVGSLQRWFSALLSRLVQEPPRSREVELGLPDSAQEYPRWVEAGIPRVAAVLEATDPLAPMWAWGADQHARFWARRMLFETLVHRVDAELSTGHASSLDPELAADGVDEFLVNLPQAHLFAPAVAELKGDGETLVFQCAGAATGGGADETGPDAGGEWWVRLDADGFRLLDRAAAAADTASPDARTTVRGEAADLLLLLYGRRSYQDSAFEVTGPPATLDRWFAHTAF, from the coding sequence GTGGCAAGCGACCGATCGGCGGCGCATCCGTTGCCGTACACGACGTACCGGCAGGCGATCGAGCGGGAGACGGCGCGGCTGGTTGAGGTGGTGCGGGGCGTGGACCCGGCCACGCCGGTGCCCTCCTGCCCGGGCTGGACCGTCGCCGACCTCACCCGTCACGTGGGGAGCCTGCAGCGCTGGTTCAGCGCCCTGCTGTCCCGCCTGGTGCAGGAGCCGCCGCGCAGCCGCGAGGTGGAGCTCGGACTGCCGGACAGCGCGCAGGAGTACCCGCGCTGGGTCGAGGCGGGCATCCCTCGGGTGGCCGCCGTGCTGGAGGCCACGGACCCGCTGGCCCCCATGTGGGCCTGGGGCGCCGACCAGCACGCCCGGTTCTGGGCCCGCAGGATGCTGTTCGAGACGCTGGTGCACCGGGTCGACGCCGAGCTGTCCACCGGCCACGCGTCATCCCTCGATCCGGAGCTGGCGGCCGACGGAGTCGACGAGTTCCTCGTCAACCTGCCCCAGGCCCATCTCTTCGCCCCGGCCGTGGCCGAACTCAAGGGCGACGGCGAGACCCTCGTGTTCCAGTGCGCCGGGGCCGCCACCGGCGGTGGCGCCGACGAGACCGGTCCTGACGCCGGCGGGGAGTGGTGGGTCCGGCTGGACGCGGACGGATTCCGGCTGCTGGACCGGGCGGCGGCCGCCGCCGACACCGCGTCGCCCGACGCGCGGACGACCGTGCGAGGCGAGGCCGCCGATCTCCTGCTCCTGCTCTACGGGCGCCGTTCCTACCAGGACAGCGCCTTCGAGGTGACCGGTCCGCCCGCCACGCTTGACCGCTGGTTCGCCCACACCGCCTTCTGA
- a CDS encoding MOSC and FAD-binding oxidoreductase domain-containing protein, giving the protein MATGRRPARATLLSVNVGKPKDVPWHGRMVHTAAWKTPVRGPRRVRRLNVEGDGQGDLAGHGGEMRAVLVYQSQSYAYWREQLGRDDLTFGIFGENFTVDGLPDDEVCIGDRYRIGDAEFEVSQPRVTCYRVGMRLGEPAMAALLVAHHRPGFYLRVITEGSVRAGDDIVLTRRGPQELSVADTDALLYLPDRDPEHLRRALNIPALSPGWQQSFRELAAAAPTAPRPGRQDARPGVRPSAAPNTPPSRDEPARTGFRPMRVARITHETATVSSIHLTATHGSPVPVPEGRPGQYLSLRLTTGDGAPAVRSYSLSATPTADTYRVSVKHEPHGQVSGYLHATLRQGDLVDIAGPHGTFVLRDGSGPVVLASAGIGVTPVLAMLHRLAADRDPRPLWWIHTAHDRAHHAFAAESHDLLARLPDAHEHLFYTAGTGPRPDPPPHVTEGRPTARTLAALGIPADADAYLCGPTAFMDTLGDCLRDQGLRPERIHTEQFGSLPALTPGIGPAAVVRPHQPPGPPGPGPRVTFARSGITTAWSPAYPSLLDLAEACDIPTRWSCRTGVCHTCVTPLVAGEITYATEPLDPPEPGTTLVCCGRPATEVVLDL; this is encoded by the coding sequence ATGGCGACCGGAAGGAGGCCCGCGCGGGCGACGCTGCTGTCCGTCAACGTGGGAAAGCCCAAGGACGTGCCCTGGCACGGACGCATGGTCCACACCGCCGCCTGGAAGACCCCCGTGCGGGGCCCGCGCAGGGTACGACGGCTGAACGTCGAGGGAGACGGGCAGGGCGACCTGGCCGGCCACGGGGGCGAGATGCGCGCCGTCCTCGTCTACCAGTCGCAGTCCTACGCCTACTGGCGCGAACAACTCGGCCGCGACGACCTGACCTTCGGGATCTTCGGCGAGAACTTCACCGTCGACGGGCTGCCGGACGACGAGGTGTGCATCGGTGACCGCTACCGCATCGGCGACGCCGAGTTCGAGGTCAGCCAGCCCCGGGTCACCTGCTACCGGGTGGGCATGCGCCTGGGCGAACCCGCCATGGCCGCCCTCCTGGTCGCCCACCACCGTCCCGGCTTCTACCTGCGCGTGATCACCGAGGGCAGTGTGCGGGCCGGTGACGACATCGTCCTCACCCGCAGGGGCCCGCAGGAGCTGAGCGTCGCCGACACCGACGCCCTGCTCTACCTCCCCGACCGTGATCCCGAGCACCTGCGCAGGGCCCTGAACATCCCCGCCCTCAGCCCCGGCTGGCAGCAGTCCTTCCGCGAGCTCGCGGCGGCCGCCCCGACCGCACCGCGCCCCGGCCGGCAGGACGCAAGGCCCGGCGTCCGACCGTCCGCCGCACCGAACACCCCGCCCTCCCGCGACGAGCCCGCACGCACGGGTTTCCGGCCCATGCGCGTCGCGCGCATCACGCACGAGACGGCCACGGTGTCGTCCATCCACCTCACCGCCACCCACGGCAGCCCCGTGCCCGTGCCCGAGGGCCGCCCGGGCCAGTACCTCTCGCTCCGGCTCACCACCGGCGACGGCGCCCCGGCCGTGCGCAGCTACTCCCTGTCCGCCACGCCCACGGCCGACACCTACCGGGTCAGCGTCAAACACGAGCCGCACGGACAGGTCAGCGGCTACCTCCATGCCACGCTGCGACAGGGCGACCTGGTCGACATCGCCGGCCCCCACGGCACCTTCGTCCTGCGGGACGGAAGCGGCCCGGTCGTCCTCGCCTCCGCGGGGATCGGTGTCACGCCGGTGCTCGCCATGCTCCACCGGCTCGCCGCCGACCGGGACCCCCGCCCCCTGTGGTGGATCCACACCGCCCACGACCGCGCCCACCACGCCTTCGCGGCCGAGAGCCACGACCTGCTGGCCCGCCTCCCCGACGCCCACGAGCACCTCTTCTACACCGCCGGAACTGGCCCCCGGCCCGACCCGCCACCCCACGTCACCGAGGGACGTCCCACCGCGCGGACGCTCGCGGCACTGGGCATTCCGGCCGACGCCGACGCCTACCTCTGCGGCCCGACCGCCTTCATGGACACCCTCGGCGACTGCCTGCGCGACCAGGGCCTGCGCCCCGAGCGGATCCACACCGAACAGTTCGGCTCCCTGCCCGCCCTCACCCCCGGCATCGGCCCCGCCGCCGTGGTCCGGCCGCACCAGCCACCCGGGCCACCGGGCCCCGGCCCCCGCGTCACCTTCGCCCGCAGCGGCATCACCACCGCCTGGTCGCCCGCCTACCCCTCACTCCTCGACCTCGCGGAAGCCTGCGACATCCCCACCCGCTGGTCCTGCAGGACCGGCGTCTGCCACACCTGCGTCACGCCACTGGTTGCGGGGGAGATCACCTACGCCACCGAGCCGCTGGACCCCCCGGAGCCGGGCACCACCCTGGTCTGCTGCGGCCGCCCGGCCACCGAAGTGGTCCTCGACCTCTGA